One Luteolibacter rhizosphaerae DNA segment encodes these proteins:
- a CDS encoding type II secretion system F family protein: protein MSFSAAQKHLFYTEIAKLLEAGFGIRDAGRVMLDHRLPSRQAALLKEMEQELDAGKSIAEAFSHDASVISGMERSIIGAGERGGRMAPAFQHLADYYGMLAEARRDALTAMVYPVVMLHLGIFTPFLVKYFGSGQTAAELFTSFGLTMLVVYACCFGIWLGIKALLAAATTNPAVDSLLQRIPMIGSARKAMMMARFTKVYHTALLAGLSMRETVETAAEASRSACIKQAAAAMANSLLKDGGALGPIFMASGAFPSTFARSYATAEEAGSLDKDLARWARVFQEDAARGSKMLANALPKIAYFLVLLYVAWTIVSFYGQAYSGVLDME, encoded by the coding sequence ATGTCCTTTTCCGCCGCGCAGAAGCACCTGTTCTACACCGAGATAGCGAAGCTCCTTGAAGCCGGTTTCGGCATCCGGGATGCCGGGCGCGTGATGCTTGATCACCGCTTGCCGAGCCGGCAGGCCGCGCTGCTCAAGGAGATGGAGCAGGAGCTGGATGCGGGAAAGTCGATCGCGGAGGCCTTCTCCCACGACGCCAGCGTCATCAGCGGCATGGAGCGCAGCATCATCGGGGCGGGGGAGCGCGGCGGGCGGATGGCGCCTGCCTTCCAGCACTTGGCCGACTACTACGGCATGCTCGCGGAAGCCCGACGGGATGCCCTGACCGCGATGGTCTATCCGGTGGTGATGCTTCACCTCGGGATCTTCACGCCCTTCCTGGTGAAATACTTCGGCTCCGGTCAAACGGCGGCGGAGTTGTTTACCAGCTTCGGACTCACGATGCTGGTGGTGTATGCCTGCTGCTTCGGGATCTGGCTCGGGATCAAGGCGCTGCTTGCTGCCGCGACTACCAATCCGGCGGTCGATTCCCTTCTGCAGCGCATCCCGATGATCGGCTCGGCGCGGAAGGCGATGATGATGGCGCGCTTCACCAAGGTCTATCACACCGCGCTCCTGGCAGGCCTCTCGATGCGCGAGACCGTGGAGACGGCCGCGGAGGCCTCGCGCAGCGCCTGCATCAAGCAAGCTGCGGCAGCGATGGCGAATTCCCTGCTGAAAGACGGTGGAGCTTTGGGCCCGATCTTCATGGCGAGCGGTGCCTTTCCTTCCACCTTCGCCCGCTCCTATGCCACGGCGGAAGAAGCCGGTAGTCTCGACAAGGATCTGGCCCGCTGGGCACGCGTCTTTCAGGAGGACGCGGCGCGCGGATCCAAGATGCTGGCGAACGCTCTTCCTAAGATCGCCTACTTCCTCGTCCTGCTCTATGTCGCGTGGACGATCGTTTCCTTTTACGGACAGGCCTACTCCGGTGTGCTCGACATGGAGTAG
- a CDS encoding rhamnogalacturonan lyase, whose amino-acid sequence MVRSSLPAAIAAFCLLLPARGERVMEKLGRGLVAVRQADGGVFLSWRSLASDPRGLRFHVYRVTSGREQRITREPLDGATQYVDHESAEAESYLVRLVTREGGEGEPSRRAKVLAQPFVEIPIQAIPDYRPGDCSAADLDGDGEYEIVVHQVSRGRDNSFTGMTGTPVLDAYKLDGTHLWRIDLGINIREGEHYTQFMVYDLDGDGRAELACKTADGTKDGTGTTIGDATKDWRNKEERSQKFGRILSGPEYLTVFDGRTGAALKTAEFIPGRDPIDGWGGIGGNGGNDSYGNRCDRFLACVAYLDGVRPSLVMSRGVYGRTVLAAWDWRGGELKSRWVFDSGVAKPPFEKVSPYSGMGGHALSVADVDGDGKDEIVYQAMTVDDDGKGLYSTGRRHGDALHVGDFDPSREGLELYLVTENEERTVSLQTPGAGLHDARTGKPLWSHSPGMDISDGVVADIDPRHPGAEVWGGSGGLRTIKGIEIGPRPRHSDWVVWWDGDLLREIYGGFAVHKWNPVEGKEQKIFDASPGSGRGNRYMGMRPNLAADLLGDWREELLLPGPDGKSLRLHISTMPTKHRLVTLMQDPQYRLSIAWQNVSYNKPPHPSFFLGEGMTLRDTPHSLQRTRE is encoded by the coding sequence ATGGTCCGATCTTCTCTGCCCGCCGCGATCGCCGCCTTCTGCCTGCTCCTACCTGCACGGGGCGAGCGGGTGATGGAGAAGCTCGGGCGCGGGCTGGTGGCAGTGCGACAGGCGGACGGCGGCGTTTTTCTCAGCTGGCGCTCGCTGGCTAGCGATCCCCGCGGTCTCCGTTTCCATGTCTACCGGGTCACGAGTGGGAGGGAGCAGAGGATCACCCGGGAGCCGCTCGATGGCGCGACCCAGTATGTCGACCACGAGAGCGCGGAGGCGGAATCCTACCTCGTCAGGCTGGTCACCAGAGAGGGCGGGGAAGGGGAGCCGAGCCGACGGGCCAAGGTACTTGCACAGCCCTTCGTTGAGATCCCGATCCAAGCCATCCCGGACTATCGTCCGGGCGACTGCTCGGCGGCGGATCTGGATGGGGATGGCGAGTACGAGATCGTGGTCCACCAGGTTTCGCGCGGGCGGGACAACTCTTTTACCGGCATGACCGGCACGCCGGTGCTCGATGCTTACAAACTGGATGGCACGCATCTCTGGCGCATTGATCTCGGCATCAACATCCGGGAGGGCGAGCACTACACGCAGTTCATGGTCTATGACCTCGATGGAGATGGCCGCGCGGAGCTCGCCTGCAAGACCGCGGATGGCACGAAAGACGGCACCGGCACGACCATCGGCGACGCGACGAAGGACTGGCGCAACAAGGAGGAGCGCTCGCAGAAGTTCGGACGTATCCTCAGCGGGCCCGAGTACCTTACCGTCTTCGATGGCAGGACCGGTGCCGCCTTGAAGACGGCAGAGTTCATCCCCGGTCGTGATCCGATTGATGGCTGGGGTGGTATCGGGGGTAATGGAGGAAACGATAGCTACGGCAACCGCTGCGACCGCTTCCTCGCCTGCGTGGCCTATCTGGATGGCGTGCGCCCGAGCTTGGTCATGTCGCGCGGGGTTTATGGGCGCACGGTTCTTGCGGCTTGGGACTGGAGGGGAGGGGAGTTGAAGTCGCGCTGGGTCTTCGATTCCGGTGTCGCCAAACCGCCCTTTGAGAAGGTGTCGCCCTACTCGGGTATGGGCGGGCATGCGCTCTCCGTGGCGGACGTGGATGGCGATGGGAAGGACGAGATCGTTTATCAGGCCATGACCGTGGATGACGATGGCAAGGGGCTCTACAGCACCGGCCGCCGTCATGGGGATGCGCTCCACGTCGGTGACTTCGACCCATCGCGGGAGGGACTCGAGCTCTATCTGGTAACGGAGAATGAGGAGCGGACTGTCAGCTTACAGACCCCCGGTGCCGGGCTGCACGATGCTCGTACCGGGAAGCCGCTATGGAGTCATAGCCCCGGCATGGATATCAGTGATGGCGTCGTGGCGGATATCGATCCCCGGCACCCGGGAGCGGAAGTCTGGGGCGGTTCCGGAGGTTTGCGAACGATCAAGGGCATCGAGATCGGCCCCCGGCCCCGCCACTCCGACTGGGTCGTGTGGTGGGATGGCGATCTCCTCCGCGAGATCTACGGGGGCTTCGCGGTTCACAAGTGGAATCCTGTCGAAGGGAAGGAGCAGAAGATCTTCGACGCCTCGCCCGGCAGCGGTCGTGGCAACCGCTACATGGGTATGCGCCCGAATCTCGCGGCGGATCTCCTAGGCGATTGGCGCGAGGAGTTGCTGCTCCCCGGGCCCGACGGGAAATCGCTACGCCTGCACATCAGCACCATGCCGACCAAGCACCGGCTCGTCACCCTGATGCAAGACCCGCAGTACCGCCTCTCGATTGCTTGGCAGAACGTCTCCTACAACAAACCGCCGCACCCGTCGTTCTTTTTAGGAGAGGGGATGACTTTGCGGGATACTCCGCATTCGCTCCAGCGCACAAGGGAATGA
- a CDS encoding PEP-CTERM sorting domain-containing protein, translating to MKLATSLLCALVAYPASSLATVINFDFNVRLPGDDDSNVVPDTYNGFGAAPDSVGNTYWNSVRRTSSGNVSSSAAINNGPAGGGPIRDSSGVATTVDILLTSTGSGSTETNIGQQRSLPSETRHQELGNSLGYEDLMADYLQLDAPGADSAGSLGTINGTITGLVSGTSYEIYFYGQGQLYGSNANGGTTTSGANSFFAITNAAHDTITGPSGQTGWDGTQGGDGSLTEGIEYVRLVAVADGSGNIHFIWQNVIAGLNVTTDAAPDGSGGSSDLAALNGIQIRTVVPEPSAALLGGLGLLGLLIRRRR from the coding sequence ATGAAGCTAGCCACCTCTCTGCTTTGCGCCTTGGTCGCCTATCCCGCGTCGTCTCTCGCGACCGTGATTAACTTCGACTTCAACGTGCGTCTTCCCGGCGATGACGATTCCAATGTCGTGCCCGATACCTACAACGGCTTCGGAGCGGCACCGGATAGTGTCGGCAATACCTATTGGAACAGCGTGCGGCGCACCAGCAGCGGCAATGTTTCAAGCTCGGCCGCGATCAACAACGGCCCCGCGGGTGGCGGTCCGATCCGCGATTCCTCCGGCGTGGCGACCACGGTGGATATCTTGCTCACCTCGACGGGCTCCGGCTCCACGGAGACCAACATCGGCCAGCAGCGCAGCCTGCCCTCCGAAACCCGTCACCAAGAGCTGGGCAACTCCCTCGGCTACGAGGATCTGATGGCCGACTACCTGCAACTGGATGCTCCCGGTGCCGATTCCGCAGGCAGTCTGGGGACCATCAACGGCACGATCACCGGGCTTGTTTCCGGGACGAGCTACGAGATTTACTTCTACGGCCAAGGCCAGCTCTACGGGTCCAATGCCAATGGCGGCACCACCACTTCCGGAGCCAACAGTTTCTTCGCCATCACGAATGCTGCTCACGATACGATTACCGGTCCGAGCGGGCAGACGGGTTGGGACGGAACCCAAGGCGGCGACGGTAGTCTGACGGAAGGCATCGAGTACGTGAGGCTCGTGGCCGTAGCCGACGGCAGCGGGAACATCCACTTCATCTGGCAGAACGTCATCGCGGGCCTGAATGTGACCACCGATGCAGCACCCGACGGCTCCGGCGGCTCCTCGGATCTCGCCGCTCTGAACGGAATCCAGATCCGCACCGTGGTGCCGGAACCTTCCGCTGCCCTTCTCGGCGGCTTGGGCCTGCTTGGCTTGCTGATTCGCCGCCGGCGCTAA
- a CDS encoding PKD domain-containing protein, with protein sequence MSPLRALFAFTGMVSVATAAVGPNDVYQESGGIVVMEAERTPSSLGTGTDRWETHTPGETNYVNGAVQDAHLEFQGNSSNGGDAKTPLTYKFQINQSGYYHLHIRARARLDGAPSDKNNDCYVKMATISGTDFGPGPNPGTGNLNDAPKSLLTANTKMYGGSPTSWGWANQLDAITNKRWPVYNFHAGSVYQLTISGRSIKFNMDRIVLRRSTILDTSAKSTAIPESVLNTPGSTTPTVAKITLVNADTDRDAAVLTDGGTIKLATMGPNLNLRADTYPPIIGSVRFNLNGNPNHKLESRAPYTIGGDNVWDDYLPWTPSVGNHTLTVTPYSAADGGGSAGAPVTINFTVINQASAGAPVANAGADRSLILPTSSLALGGSGSDSGGSITGYKWDMVAGPAPVAWSNSLAASPTISDLIQGTYRFRLTVTDNSGLSGYDDMTVTVTPATNAPVVNAGPDKAVTLPTNSVSMSATASDPEDAIYAYLWSQMSGPNWVSRTGESSLNFTASNLIEGTYIFRLKVYSESGLIGADDVTVTVAGATGVPIANAGVDKAITLPTNSVVLNGTGTDTGGSISNYAWTQVSGAGTASLSGNTTANLTASSLLAGTYVFRLTVTDNSGLTASDEAVVTVSAGSSAPVANAGADRAVTLPTNSVVLNGSGTDTGGSISSYAWTQVSGPNTASLSGNTTANLTASSLVAGSYVFRLTVTDNSGLIASDDATVTVSAGSGAPVASAGPDVVITLPNNSVVLSGSGTDTGGSISSYAWTQVSGPNTATRSGQATANLTASGLVQGAYVFRLTVTDNSGLTASDDAIVTVNASGSSGQSVTTLMLINADTDQAIGPMSTGMTIDLAVTPNLSVRADTSPNPVGSVRFSYDDISNLRTESGPPYTINGDVGGVDYTAWVPALGTHTLTATPYTQSAGAGAAGTPLTVVFTVINSTISGIPVVNAGADKTIVLPTSSASFNGSASDSDGTIASHLWTQLSGPNTAGLSGNTTANLTASGLVQGTYIFRYRATDNAGNSASDDVSAFVLPDSGGTAQITGELKKWHKVTLNFTGPNTSETATPNPFTDYRLNLTFSHPGSGKSYVVPGYFAADGNAGNTGANSGNIWRAHFAPDETGLWTYTASFRSGTNVATIAGGTAGAGAGFFDGDSGSFTIAATDKSGTDFRGKGRLEYVNQHHLRFAGTGDYFMKMGVDAPENLLAYADFDGDFKTDGQGDTLIKDWAPHVADWQTGDPTWGSGRGKGLIGAINYLASEGLNAFSFLTMNIDGDDKNVFPYTSYSERTRLDVSKLDQWEVVFEHGTRKGMHMNFKTQETENELMLDSGETGTQRKLYYRELIARFGHHPALNWNLGEEINDASSNQKKSWAQYFHDNDPYKHPIVIHNGANHYDLLGSGSKLTGFSLQLNASDFTDMFAMTKDYIDRSEDAGRPWVVACDEPGDARLSLRPDNDPGNSHIDARKNAIWGNIMAGGAGCEFYFGYDKPNSDLTCNDFRSRDAFWDYCRYTLNFIRENSIPFEQMTNRNSLVSGYGNNANRCLAKPGDTYLVQLHGGGGHTLNLSGVTGTYTVKWFNPRTGAALVNGPTVSGGGTVSLGSPPDTTTQDWVALVRNTSTGGGATNAAPVVSAGADKSAFLSDGPVNVSLSGTVTDDGLPAGVTPSRSWTFVSGPAAVTLTDANTATATATFTELGAYVLRFSSSDSLLSASDDITVTILPPASSGQRTFEAVHDAYTDSGANNNLTQLRVENSGTRTRISYLQFDLGSLSDSPSNAVLKLTEGDDTSGGTMTLRLYAAQSNAWTESTITSASSPAKGALLASFTGDVAEGQVVEFDVSAGVISPGVYSFILEADSVARDVSFASAENATVSARPVLVVGTGANAAPNFAGFSTFTPVNNPSLISYTLLLGGVSDPDGDPVSVVIASGSSSAGGYVSMGASSLTYTPPIDYRGTDSFPVTVQDGRGGFTSADIVFTVEPEDGITGLGSPSLERLSGNQARVRFHGMPGIQYSFQRSTNLSQWFTIHSVTAGVDGVVEHIDLSPPPGGRAYYRVSSP encoded by the coding sequence ATGTCGCCACTTCGAGCCTTGTTTGCCTTCACCGGGATGGTCTCGGTCGCCACCGCTGCGGTGGGACCGAACGACGTGTATCAGGAATCCGGCGGGATCGTCGTGATGGAAGCGGAACGGACGCCTTCCTCATTAGGCACGGGCACCGACCGCTGGGAGACCCACACGCCGGGAGAAACGAATTACGTGAACGGCGCGGTGCAGGATGCGCATCTGGAGTTCCAAGGAAACTCCTCGAACGGCGGGGATGCCAAGACACCGCTGACCTACAAGTTCCAGATCAACCAGAGCGGCTACTACCACCTGCACATCCGCGCGCGGGCGCGGCTGGATGGCGCGCCGAGCGACAAGAACAACGACTGCTACGTCAAGATGGCGACGATCAGCGGCACCGACTTCGGTCCCGGGCCGAACCCCGGGACCGGCAATCTGAACGATGCGCCCAAGAGCCTGCTGACCGCGAACACCAAGATGTATGGCGGCTCCCCCACCAGCTGGGGCTGGGCCAACCAGCTCGACGCGATCACCAACAAGCGCTGGCCGGTCTACAATTTCCACGCGGGATCGGTCTACCAGCTCACGATTTCCGGCCGCTCGATCAAGTTCAACATGGACCGGATCGTCCTGCGGCGCTCGACGATCCTCGACACGAGCGCGAAGTCCACGGCGATCCCCGAGTCCGTGCTGAATACGCCCGGTAGCACCACGCCCACGGTGGCGAAGATCACTCTCGTCAACGCCGATACCGATCGGGATGCCGCAGTGTTGACCGATGGCGGGACGATCAAACTGGCCACGATGGGGCCGAACCTGAATCTGCGCGCGGATACCTATCCGCCGATCATCGGCTCAGTACGTTTCAACCTGAACGGGAATCCGAATCACAAGCTGGAGAGCCGTGCGCCCTACACCATCGGCGGCGACAATGTGTGGGATGACTATCTGCCATGGACCCCCTCCGTGGGGAATCACACACTGACCGTAACGCCCTACTCCGCAGCGGATGGCGGCGGCAGCGCGGGAGCACCGGTGACGATCAACTTCACCGTGATCAATCAAGCGAGCGCCGGAGCCCCGGTGGCCAATGCCGGTGCGGACCGGAGCCTCATCCTGCCGACATCATCGCTCGCCCTCGGCGGTTCGGGCAGCGACAGCGGCGGCTCGATCACCGGCTACAAGTGGGACATGGTCGCCGGTCCGGCACCCGTCGCATGGTCGAACAGCTTGGCCGCCAGCCCCACGATCTCCGATCTGATCCAAGGCACCTACCGCTTCCGCCTCACCGTGACGGACAACAGTGGCCTGAGCGGATACGACGACATGACCGTGACGGTCACTCCTGCTACAAACGCACCGGTGGTGAATGCCGGGCCGGACAAGGCGGTGACCCTGCCGACCAACTCCGTCTCCATGAGCGCGACGGCAAGCGATCCGGAGGATGCCATCTATGCTTACCTTTGGTCCCAGATGTCCGGGCCGAACTGGGTTTCGCGTACCGGCGAAAGCAGCCTGAACTTCACCGCCTCCAACCTGATCGAGGGCACCTACATCTTCCGCCTGAAGGTCTATAGCGAAAGCGGTTTGATCGGTGCGGACGACGTGACGGTGACCGTGGCGGGAGCGACGGGTGTGCCGATCGCGAATGCCGGAGTCGACAAGGCGATCACGCTGCCGACGAACTCGGTGGTCCTGAATGGCACGGGCACGGATACCGGCGGCTCCATCTCCAACTATGCCTGGACCCAAGTCAGCGGCGCGGGCACGGCGAGCCTCTCCGGCAACACGACGGCAAACCTCACCGCGTCCTCGCTGCTGGCGGGCACCTACGTCTTCCGCCTCACTGTGACCGATAACAGCGGGCTCACCGCCAGCGACGAAGCCGTGGTGACCGTCTCGGCCGGATCGAGTGCCCCGGTGGCAAACGCGGGGGCGGACAGGGCGGTCACGCTGCCGACGAACTCGGTAGTTCTGAATGGGTCGGGCACGGATACCGGCGGGTCCATCTCCAGCTATGCCTGGACCCAGGTAAGCGGCCCCAACACTGCGAGCCTTTCCGGCAACACGACGGCGAACCTCACCGCTTCGTCGCTGGTGGCGGGAAGCTATGTCTTCCGCCTCACCGTGACCGACAACAGCGGCCTGATCGCAAGCGATGACGCGACAGTCACGGTTTCCGCGGGATCCGGGGCCCCGGTGGCAAGTGCGGGACCGGACGTGGTGATCACCCTGCCGAACAATTCAGTGGTTTTGAGTGGATCGGGCACGGATACCGGCGGCTCGATCTCCAGCTACGCCTGGACCCAGGTAAGTGGTCCGAACACGGCAACCCGCTCGGGACAAGCAACGGCGAATCTGACCGCTTCCGGCCTGGTGCAGGGAGCCTATGTCTTTCGCCTGACCGTGACCGACAACAGCGGCCTCACGGCTTCCGACGATGCGATCGTGACGGTGAATGCTTCCGGCAGCAGCGGCCAGTCCGTGACCACGCTGATGCTGATCAATGCCGATACGGATCAAGCGATCGGCCCGATGAGCACCGGCATGACCATCGACCTCGCGGTCACGCCGAACTTGAGCGTGCGCGCCGACACCTCGCCGAATCCCGTGGGATCGGTCCGCTTCTCCTACGATGACATTAGTAATTTGCGGACCGAGAGCGGCCCGCCCTATACCATCAACGGTGATGTGGGCGGAGTCGACTACACCGCATGGGTACCGGCGCTGGGGACCCACACTCTAACGGCCACACCCTACACCCAGTCCGCAGGGGCGGGAGCGGCAGGCACGCCGCTCACCGTGGTCTTCACCGTGATCAACAGCACGATCTCCGGCATCCCGGTGGTGAACGCGGGTGCGGACAAGACCATCGTGCTACCGACCTCGAGTGCCAGCTTCAACGGAAGCGCCAGCGACTCGGATGGCACCATCGCCTCACACCTCTGGACGCAGCTCAGCGGGCCGAACACAGCCGGCCTATCCGGAAACACGACGGCGAATCTCACGGCCTCCGGGTTGGTGCAGGGCACCTACATCTTCCGCTACCGCGCCACCGACAATGCGGGCAATAGCGCGAGCGACGATGTCTCCGCCTTCGTGCTACCGGATAGCGGCGGCACGGCGCAGATCACCGGCGAGCTAAAGAAGTGGCACAAGGTCACGCTGAACTTCACCGGGCCGAACACCAGCGAGACGGCCACGCCGAATCCTTTCACCGACTACCGGCTGAACCTGACCTTCTCGCATCCCGGCAGCGGCAAGAGCTATGTGGTGCCCGGCTACTTCGCGGCGGACGGCAATGCCGGCAATACCGGGGCGAACTCCGGCAATATCTGGCGGGCCCACTTTGCCCCGGACGAGACCGGGCTGTGGACTTACACCGCATCCTTCCGCAGCGGCACGAACGTGGCCACCATCGCAGGCGGAACCGCAGGGGCCGGGGCCGGCTTCTTCGATGGTGACAGCGGCAGCTTCACCATCGCCGCCACGGACAAGAGTGGCACCGACTTCCGCGGCAAGGGGCGCCTGGAGTATGTAAACCAGCACCACCTCCGTTTCGCCGGGACCGGCGATTACTTCATGAAGATGGGGGTGGACGCGCCGGAGAACCTGCTAGCCTACGCGGACTTCGACGGCGACTTCAAGACCGACGGCCAAGGCGACACCTTGATCAAGGATTGGGCTCCGCACGTGGCCGATTGGCAGACCGGCGATCCAACCTGGGGTAGCGGCAGGGGCAAGGGCCTGATCGGTGCGATCAACTATCTGGCCTCCGAAGGCCTGAACGCTTTCTCCTTCCTGACCATGAACATCGACGGGGATGACAAGAACGTCTTCCCTTACACGAGCTACAGCGAGCGCACGCGGCTGGATGTCTCGAAGCTCGACCAGTGGGAAGTCGTCTTCGAACACGGCACCCGCAAGGGCATGCACATGAACTTCAAGACCCAGGAAACCGAGAACGAGCTGATGCTCGACAGCGGCGAGACGGGCACCCAACGCAAGCTCTACTACCGCGAGCTGATCGCGCGCTTCGGCCACCACCCGGCCTTGAATTGGAATCTGGGTGAAGAGATCAACGACGCCAGCTCCAACCAAAAGAAGTCTTGGGCGCAGTACTTCCACGACAACGATCCTTACAAGCACCCGATCGTGATTCACAACGGGGCGAACCACTACGACCTGCTTGGTAGCGGCTCGAAGTTGACCGGCTTCTCGCTGCAATTGAACGCCTCCGACTTCACCGACATGTTCGCGATGACCAAGGACTACATCGACCGCTCGGAAGATGCCGGGCGCCCTTGGGTGGTGGCCTGCGACGAACCGGGAGACGCGCGGCTCTCGCTGCGGCCGGACAACGACCCGGGTAACAGCCACATCGATGCCCGCAAGAACGCGATCTGGGGCAACATCATGGCCGGCGGTGCGGGCTGTGAATTCTACTTCGGCTACGACAAGCCGAACTCGGATCTCACCTGCAATGATTTCCGCAGCCGCGACGCCTTCTGGGATTACTGCCGCTACACGCTGAACTTCATCCGCGAGAACAGTATCCCCTTCGAGCAAATGACCAATCGCAACTCGCTGGTCAGCGGCTACGGCAACAATGCGAACCGCTGCCTGGCCAAGCCGGGGGACACCTATCTGGTGCAACTGCACGGCGGCGGCGGCCACACGCTGAACCTAAGCGGCGTGACCGGCACTTACACGGTGAAGTGGTTCAACCCGCGCACGGGTGCGGCGCTGGTGAACGGTCCAACCGTCAGCGGCGGCGGCACGGTGAGCTTGGGCTCGCCCCCGGACACCACCACGCAGGATTGGGTGGCGCTCGTCCGCAACACCAGCACCGGCGGCGGCGCGACCAACGCAGCTCCGGTGGTAAGCGCGGGTGCCGACAAGTCCGCTTTCCTGAGCGATGGACCGGTAAATGTCAGCCTGAGCGGCACGGTGACCGACGACGGTCTGCCCGCGGGGGTCACCCCGAGCCGGTCCTGGACTTTTGTTTCCGGACCGGCGGCGGTCACGCTGACCGACGCCAACACGGCGACCGCCACCGCGACCTTCACCGAGCTGGGCGCCTACGTCCTGCGCTTCAGTTCCTCCGATAGCCTGCTCTCCGCGAGCGATGACATCACCGTGACCATTCTGCCTCCGGCCAGCAGCGGCCAGCGGACCTTTGAAGCGGTGCACGACGCCTACACCGACAGCGGCGCGAACAACAACCTGACCCAGCTCCGGGTGGAGAACTCGGGCACGCGCACGCGGATCAGCTACCTGCAGTTCGACCTCGGCAGCCTGAGCGACTCGCCTTCCAATGCCGTGCTGAAGCTGACGGAGGGGGACGATACCTCCGGCGGCACCATGACCTTGCGGCTCTACGCCGCGCAGTCGAATGCTTGGACGGAGAGCACGATCACCAGCGCCAGCTCGCCCGCGAAAGGAGCCCTGCTGGCCAGCTTCACCGGCGACGTCGCGGAGGGACAGGTCGTCGAGTTCGACGTCTCCGCCGGCGTGATCTCCCCCGGCGTCTACAGCTTCATCCTGGAGGCCGATAGCGTGGCCCGCGACGTCTCTTTCGCGTCCGCCGAGAATGCCACGGTCTCCGCCCGGCCGGTGCTGGTCGTGGGCACGGGCGCGAACGCGGCTCCGAACTTCGCCGGCTTCTCGACCTTCACCCCGGTGAACAATCCCAGCCTCATCTCTTATACCCTCTTGCTAGGCGGGGTCAGCGACCCCGATGGCGATCCGGTGAGCGTGGTGATCGCCAGCGGCAGCAGCTCGGCGGGTGGCTATGTCTCGATGGGCGCGAGCAGCCTGACCTACACACCGCCGATCGACTACAGGGGCACGGACAGCTTCCCGGTGACCGTGCAGGATGGCCGGGGCGGCTTCACCTCCGCCGATATCGTGTTTACGGTGGAGCCGGAGGACGGGATCACCGGGCTCGGTTCCCCGTCGCTCGAACGGCTGAGCGGGAATCAGGCACGGGTTCGCTTCCACGGGATGCCAGGGATCCAATATTCCTTCCAGCGCTCCACCAATTTGAGCCAGTGGTTTACGATCCACAGCGTGACCGCTGGAGTCGATGGAGTGGTGGAACACATCGATCTATCCCCGCCGCCGGGAGGCCGTGCCTATTACCGTGTCTCCAGCCCTTGA